A stretch of DNA from Elusimicrobiota bacterium:
ACGCACGAGTGATGGCGGTACAGCGTGGGGTCCCTTATCAGATGTCCTTTTCTGAGAAGGACGGATCCTACCGACTGCGGCGGGCGGAAAAAGGTGGGTTTGTTCCGGTGGCGGGACGCATCGGCCTGTGGCGAAATTTACCGGATGAAGCTCGGGTTCAGGGATCGTCAAGGGACGTCACCTATTTTCCGAACGGGACCGCCGAGGGGGGGCCTCTGGAGTTTTGGCGGGCCAGTGAACCCCTGTGGACGATGATGATCGACCCTGTTCTGGGCGAAACCCTTTTTGTGGAGCCACCCCATGAAACCGCGGGCTGATGGGTTTGTCTTGTTGGAGGTCCTTTTGGCCGCTTCGGTTCTGGCGGTCGGTTCAATCCTTTATTATC
This window harbors:
- a CDS encoding prepilin-type N-terminal cleavage/methylation domain-containing protein, which encodes MKKRVESGFTLIELILVTVLLLVFVGLTVPQFRQGFRRFADERSASEMEDLSRYARVMAVQRGVPYQMSFSEKDGSYRLRRAEKGGFVPVAGRIGLWRNLPDEARVQGSSRDVTYFPNGTAEGGPLEFWRASEPLWTMMIDPVLGETLFVEPPHETAG